One Brassica napus cultivar Da-Ae chromosome A1, Da-Ae, whole genome shotgun sequence genomic region harbors:
- the LOC106437648 gene encoding E3 ubiquitin-protein ligase BOI-like: protein MPVQARHMNIFSPQLLSNRVNFKQDMNHGEFITGETLAVDPLSNAAAKPSFNKSESGLTYNFNSFNVVPPPRKRPRVSQYLDSDARFASAVKLGSGPFGSPSSLINAELVSHIQNQQQLEIDRFVAQQTEKLRIEIEARQQTQTQMLASAVQNALAMKLKEKDDEILRMRNLNCVLQERVKSLFVENQIWRDIAQTNEAQANNLRTNLDQVLAQIKTLPTAVENDVESSCGSCVEGGEAITAVSGGCKRCGEREASVLVLPCRHLCLCTVCGSALLRTCPVCDSVMNASVHVNMSS, encoded by the exons ATGCCTGTTCAAGCTAGGCACATGAACATTTTCTCTCCTCAGTTGTTATCAAACAG AGTTAACTTCAAACAAGACATGAACCACGGTGAATTTATTACCGGAGAAACTCTCGCCGTAGATCCTTTGTCAAACGCGGCTGCGAAACCTAGCTTCAACAAATCAGAAAGTGGTCTCACTTACAACTTCAACTCCTTCAACGTTGTTCCACCGCCCAGAAAACGTCCGCGAGTATCTCAATACCTTGACTCAGACGCTCGCTTTGCGTCTGCGGTTAAACTGGGGTCCGGGCCGTTTGGTTCACCATCATCGTTGATAAACGCTGAACTCGTGTCACACATCCAAAACCAACAACAGTTAGAGATTGATCGGTTCGTAGCTCAGCAAACGGAGAAGCTTAGAATAGAAATCGAAGCTCGTCAGCAAACTCAAACGCAGATGCTAGCGTCTGCCGTTCAAAACGCGTTAGCCATGAAGTTAAAAGAGAAAGACGACGAAATTTTACGGATGAGAAACCTTAACTGCGTTTTACAAGAGCGGGTAAAGAGTCTTTTTGTTGAAAATCAAATATGGCGAGATATAGCTCAGACCAACGAGGCACAAGCTAACAATCTTCGAACAAACCTCGACCAAGTTCTTGCTCAAATCAAAACGCTACCAACCGCTGTAGAAAACGACGTGGAGTCGAGCTGCGGAAGTTGCGTTGAAGGTGGTGAAGCTATTACAGCGGTTAGTGGCGGTTGCAAGCGGTGCGGTGAGAGAGAAGCGAGTGTGCTGGTGTTACCTTGTCGTCATTTGTGTTTGTGTACGGTCTGTGGTTCGGCTTTGTTACGAACTTGTCCGGTTTGTGATTCGGTCATGAACGCTAGTGTACATGTTAACATGtcttcttaa
- the LOC106437630 gene encoding bifunctional aspartokinase/homoserine dehydrogenase 2, chloroplastic has translation MATTQPSFAVSPASSNPIRFGCFAPQCFVRVSKPPCYRRRLVSTTSFQRKIGGGGGGLIRCELPDFHLSATATTVAGVTTENAVQIPKGEMWSVHKFGGTCVGNSQRIRNVAEVIINDNSERKLVVVSAMSKVTDMMYDLIRKAQSRDDSYLSALEAVLEKHRLTARDLLDGDDLASFLSHLHDDISNLKAMLRAIYIAGHASESFSDFVAGHGELWSAQMLSYVVRKTGLECKWMDTRDVLIVNPTSSNQVDPDFGESEKRLDKWFSLNPSKIIIATGFIASTPQNIPTTLKRDGSDFSAAIIGALLRARQVTIWTDVDGVYSADPRKVNEAVILKTLSYQEAWEMSYFGANVLHPRTIIPVMRYNIPIVIRNIFNLSAPGTIICQPPEDDCDLKLTTPVKGFATIDNLALINVEGTGMAGVPGTASDIFGAVKDVGANVIMISQASSEHSICFAVPEKEVNAVSEALRSRFSEALKAGRLSQIEVIPNCSILAAVGQKMASTPGVSCTLFSALAKANINVRAISQGCSEYNVTVVIKREDSVKALRAVHSRFFLSRTTLAVGIIGPGLIGATLLDQLRDQAGVLKEEFNIDLRVLGITSSKTMLLSEIGIDLSRWRELLNEKGTEANLDKFTQQVHGNHFIPNTVLVDCTADSGIASNYYGWLRKGIHVITPNKKANSGPLDQYLKLRDLQRKSYTHYFYEATVGAGLPIISTLRGLLETGDKILRIEGICSGTLSYLFNNFVGDRSFSEVVAEAKKAGFTEPDPRDDLSGTDVARKVIILARESGLKLDLSDLPIRSLVPEPLKGCASAEEFMEKLPQYDGDLAKERLEAENSGEVLRYVGVVDAVNQKGTVELRRYKKDHPFAQMAGSDNIIAFTTTRYKDHPLIVRGPGAGAQVTAGGIFSDMLRLASYLGAPS, from the exons ATGGCGACGACTCAGCCGTCATTTGCTGTTTCTCCGGCGAGTAGCAATCCGATTAGATTCGGTTGTTTCGCGCCGCAATGCTTCGTCCGCGTCTCGAAACCGCCTTGTTACCGGCGGCGGCTCGTCTCCACTACGAGTTTCCAGCGGAAGAttggcggcggcggcggcggttTGATTCGATGCGAGCTTCCGGATTTTCATCTATCGGCTACAGCGACTACTG TCGCAGGTGTAACGACGGAGAACGCTGTTCAGATTCCGAAAGGTGAGATGTGGAGTGTTCACAAGTTTGGCGGGACGTGTGTTGGAAACTCTCAGAGGATTAGGAACGTTGCGGAGGTTATAATCAACGATAACTCGGAGAGGAAGCTGGTGGTTGTTTCGGCGATGTCCAAGGTGACAGATATGATGTATGACTTAATTCGCAAGGCACAGTCACGTGATGACTCTTATTTATCTGCGTTGGAAGCTGTACTCGAAAAGCACCGGTTAACGGCACGTGACCTTCTCGATGGGGATGATCTCGCTAGCTTCTTGTCGCATTTGCATGATGATATTAGTAATCTTAAAGCTATGCTTCGTGCGATATACATAG CGGGCCATGCGTCAGAGTCGTTTTCGGACTTTGTTGCAGGACATGGGGAGCTTTGGTCTGCTCAGATGCTATCATATGTTGTCAGAAAG ACTGGTCTTGAGTGCAAGTGGATGGATACTAGAGACGTGCTTATTGTTAATCCTACCAGCTCTAATCAGGTGGATCCTGATTTTGGTGAATCCGAGAAGAGGCTCGATAAGTGGTTTTCCTTAAATCCGTCGAAGATAATTATTGCGACTGGGTTCATTGCTAGCACTCCACAAAACATTCCAACAACTTTGAAAAGAGATGGGAGTGATTTCTCGGCGGCTATAATCGGTGCTCTTTTGAGGGCTCGTCAAGTAACAATTTGGACTGATGTTGATGGTGTATACAGTGCAGATCCTCGCAAAG TTAATGAGGCAGTGATACTCAAGACACTTTCTTATCAAGAGGCCTGGGAAATG TCCTATTTTGGAGCGAATGTTTTACATCCTCGCACCATCATTCCTGTGATGCGGTATAATATTCCGATTGTGATAAGAAATATTTTCAATCTCTCTGCACCGGGAACAATCATCTGCCAACCTCCTGAAGATGATTGTGACCTTAAACTGACAACTCCTGTCAAAGGTTTTGCAACCATTGACAATTTGGCGCTCATAAATGTTGAAGG TACTGGAATGGCTGGTGTACCTGGTACCGCAAGTGACATTTTTGGAGCTGTAAAAGATGTTGGAGctaatgtgattatgatatcACAG GCTAGCAGTGAGCATTCCATATGCTTTGCTGTGCCTGAGAAGGAAGTAAACGCTGTTTCGGAGGCACTGCGATCGAGATTTAGTGAAGCTTTAAAAGCTGGACGTCTTTCtcag ATTGAAGTGATACCAAATTGTAGCATCTTAGCTGCAGTCGGCCAGAAAATGGCTAGCACACCTGGAGTTAGCTGTACACTTTTCAGTGCTCTGGCGAAG GCTAATATTAATGTCCGTGCTATATCTCAAGGTTGTTCTGAGTACAACGTTACTGTAGTTATCAAACGTGAGGATAGCGTAAAGGCATTGAGAGCCGTGCATTCGAGGTTTTTCTTGTCAAGAACGACATTAGCAGTGGGAATCATAGGACCAGGCTTGATTGGTGCGACACTACTTGATCAGCTGAGGGACCAG GCTGGTGTTCTCAAAGAAGAATTTAACATTGATCTACGAGTCTTGGGAATCACTAGTTCAAAAACTATGCTACTAAGTGAGAT TGGAATTGATTTGTCACGATGGAGAGAACTTCTAAACGAGAAGGGCACAGAGGCCAATCTGGACAAATTCACTCAACAAGTGCATGGAAATCACTTTATCCCCAACACTGTACTGGTTGATTGTACAGCCGACTCTGGCATTGCGAGCAATTACTATGGTTGGTTACGGAAGGGAATCCACGTCATTACCCCAAATAAAAAAGCTAACTCAGGTCCCCTTGATCAG TACTTGAAGCTGAGAGACCTTCAAAGGAAATCCTACACTCATTACTTCTACGAAGCTACTGTTGGAGCTGGTCTTCCGATTATCAGCACTTTACGTGGTCTCCTTGAGACAGGAGACAAGATACTACGCATAGAAGGCATTTGCAG TGGAACTTTGAGTTATCTATTCAACAACTTTGTTGGAGATCGAAGTTTCAGCGAGGTTGTGGCTGAAGCAAAGAAGGCAGGTTTCACTGAGCCTGATCCAAGAGATGATTTATCTGGAACTGATGTTGCAAGAAAG GTGATTATTCTCGCTCGAGAATCTGGACTTAAACTGGACCTCTCTGATCTTCCCATTAGAAGTCTCGTCCCAGAACCTCTAAAA GGATGCGCTTCTGCTGAAGAATTCATGGAGAAACTCCCACAGTACGACGGAGACCTGGCAAAAGAAAGGCTAGAAGCTGAGAACTCCGGGGAA GTCCTGAGATACGTTGGAGTGGTGGACGCAGTAAACCAAAAGGGAACAGTGGAGCTACGAAGATACAAGAAAGATCATCCATTTGCACAGATGGCAGGTTCAGACAATATAATAGCATTCACAACGACAAGATACAAGGATCATCCGCTTATTGTCCGAGGACCTGGTGCTGGTGCTCAAGTCACGGCCGGTGGTATTTTCAGCGACATGTTAAGGCTCGCATCTTATCTCGGTGCACCGTCTTAA
- the LOC106437640 gene encoding class V chitinase, whose translation MSSTKPISLLVSITFFFSLLLSSSSAQSVVKASYWFPGSEYPVTDIDSSLFTHLFCAFADLNSQTNQVTIASASQQKFSTFTQTVQRRNPSVKTLLSIGGGAADKTAFASMASNPTSRKSFIDSSIRLARSNGFHGLDLDWEYPSSATEMSNFGTLLREWRSAVVAEASSSGRQRLLLAAAVFYSNNYYSVLYPVQAVADSLDWVNLMAYDFYGPGWSKVTGPPAALYDRSNAGPSGDAGVRSWTQAGLPAKKAVLGFPYYGYAWRLSNANSHSYYAPTTGAAISPDGSIGYGQIRKFIVDNGATTVYNSSVVGDYCYAGTTWIGYDDNQSIVTKVRYAKQRGLLGYFSWHVGADDNSGLSRAATRAWDAAATTRTIQKF comes from the exons ATGTCTTCCACAAAACCCATATCACTCCTTGTCTCcatcactttcttcttctctctcctcctcaGTTCATCCTCCGCCCAGTCCGTCGTCAAAGCTTCATACTGGTTCCCAGGGAGTGAGTATCCCGTCACCGACATTGACTCCTCTCTCTTCACTCACCTCTTCTGCGCCTTCGCTGACCTCAACTCTCAAACCAATCAAGTCACCATCGCCTCCGCGAGCCAGCAGAAGTTCTCCACTTTCACTCAAACCGTCCAACGGCGAAACCCTTCTGTGAAAACCCTTTTGTCCATCGGCGGTGGAGCCGCTGATAAAACTGCGTTTGCGTCCATGGCAAGTAACCCCACTTCTCGAAAATCGTTCATTGATTCTTCGATAAGACTTGCGAGATCGAATGGCTTCCACGGTCTTGACCTAGACTGGGAGTATCCGAGCAGTGCCACGGAGATGAGCAACTTCGGGACGCTGCTTCGAGAATGGCGGTCAGCCGTTGTTGCAGAAGCTAGTAGCAGTGGTAGACAACGTTTGCTTTTGGCGGCTGCGGTTTTCTACTCCAACAACTACTATTCGGTACTGTACCCGGTTCAAGCCGTTGCCGACAGTCTGGATTGGGTTAATCTTATGGCCTATGATTTTTATGGACCGGGTTGGTCTAAAGTAACCGGTCCTCCAGCCGCTTTGTATGACCGTTCAAACGCAG GTCCAAGCGGCGACGCTGGAGTAAGATCATGGACTCAAGCTGGACTTCCGGCGAAGAAAGCAGTCTTGGGATTTCCATACTACGGCTACGCATGGCGTCTCTCAAACGCAAACAGTCACAGCTACTACGCGCCTACAACCGGAGCGGCTATATCACCGGACGGTTCTATCGGATACGGTCAGATAAGGAAGTTTATAGTGGATAACGGAGCAACAACGGTTTATAACTCCTCGGTGGTCGGAGATTACTGTTACGCAGGGACGACATGGATTGGATACGATGATAATCAGAGTATCGTGACGAAAGTGAGATACGCTAAGCAGAGAGGTTTGCTTGGTTACTTCTCGTGGCATGTTGGAGCTGACGATAATTCTGGTCTATCTCGTGCAG CGACACGTGCATGGGATGCTGCGGCAACGACCAGAACTATACAGAAGTTTTAA